In the bacterium genome, CGTTACGAAGTAGTTGCTGAGTCCGTTGCGGTTCACGTTGGACGAACTCAACTCGGAAACCCGCAACGCGTTGGTCTGACCGTGCGGATAGAGTTCCACGCGCGTCAGCCAGCGATCCTGCTCGCCGTGCGGTCCCAGCACGCGCACTTCGAGGAAATGCGACTGATTGGTGTTGTTCCGGAACAGGCGGCTGGGTTGATCTTGCGAGGTGATGAATAAGTCCATATCGCCGTCGCGGTCGAAATCCGCCACCGTCGGATACCCGTCCGCCATATAATCCATGCCGAAGTCCGGAGCTACGTTGTGAAACCAGATATCCAGTTCCACGAGCGAGTCCTGAATGAAGAACTGATTGGGCGCGAGATACACGCCACAGCCGCCCGGACGGCAGGCATAGAAATCGTGATCGCCGTCCATGTCGAAGTCGGCGATCGCATAGTCCGCCGCGAACGGCCACATGATGGAGAAATCCGTTTCGGTTCCGTGGACGGTCATCTCCGTGAAGGTGCCGTCCCGGTCATTGTGCCAGATCGTGTGACGGCCGTTGCCCTGCGTCAGAAGATCGGGATATTTGTCATGGTCGAAATCCACCCACGCACAGCCGCCTTCAGCGCGAGCCAAATGCAATCCCGAGGCAACCGTGGCGTCCTCGTACACACCGCCCCCCTGATTCAGGAGAAAACAGTCACCCTGGCTCATCTGCGAAACGAACAGATCAATGTCGCCGTCCAGGTCCACGTCGGCTTCCGCGATGCGATGCACCGAATTCAGCTGTGGCAGCGGTAGTTGGCTCGTGATGTCCGCAAAATCGTTTCCGGCGTCGTTCCGGAAAATCTTGAAACCCTCCGTGTAGTGATTGTACAGGATGTCCATCCATCCGTCATTATTGAAGTCCACCCACTTGGTGTCGCGGCAACCGTTAAAATCCAGTCCCAACTCGTACGTACGATCCGTGAAAGAGCCACCCTGATTCACGAGAAACAGGTTGTTGGTGTGATAACAGCCGAAGAAGTGATCCAAA is a window encoding:
- a CDS encoding T9SS type A sorting domain-containing protein; amino-acid sequence: MNRIHSYIFGAAVTAALSLLLCPLGVQGQPLFEDVAPQLGLDITGACGAMFWYDYDDDGDLDMLQGRRFGGDTYIYRNDGDHFTRLEGIGLPEDWDAAGSVPMDFDHDGDLDHFFGCYHTNNLFLVNQGGSFTDRTYELGLDFNGCRDTKWVDFNNDGWMDILYNHYTEGFKIFRNDAGNDFADITSQLPLPQLNSVHRIAEADVDLDGDIDLFVSQMSQGDCFLLNQGGGVYEDATVASGLHLARAEGGCAWVDFDHDKYPDLLTQGNGRHTIWHNDRDGTFTEMTVHGTETDFSIMWPFAADYAIADFDMDGDHDFYACRPGGCGVYLAPNQFFIQDSLVELDIWFHNVAPDFGMDYMADGYPTVADFDRDGDMDLFITSQDQPSRLFRNNTNQSHFLEVRVLGPHGEQDRWLTRVELYPHGQTNALRVSELSSSNVNRNGLSNYFVTDENGHYDLRIFFACGTVMEPEDYPMLSDVVPSAIGHRLTVYMAQPSAVNPRETETPQSHELGVPYPNPFNGSTTIPYALSTNEAVRIVVYNVHGQRVRELVNGRIAAGHHEIIWNASGHSSGVYFVVMDAGTQTDIRKVLFAK